One stretch of Podospora bellae-mahoneyi strain CBS 112042 chromosome 2, whole genome shotgun sequence DNA includes these proteins:
- a CDS encoding hypothetical protein (EggNog:ENOG503PF14; COG:K) has translation MEDFGSVLDMPSPSNSLYYVYGDGEHYSSGSQSPSNSTYDMASTTDLTSYASVYPNTEHEEELGPQDQQQKPAAKRKRENRYKNAPPSVLSRRRAQNRASQRAYRERKDQRIKDLEQMLNDAKQRNDVLNQAYAALHAEYVSLRRSRLEDQQYHHQQPDLTYGNSHHGMGLEATGTEGLDMELFVYPDLNPGYSLN, from the exons ATGGAAGATTTTGGAAGCGTTCTCGACATGCCTTCACCTTCCAACTCACTATATTACGTGTATGGGGACGGAGAACACTACTCCTCTGGCTCACAAAGCCCCAGCAACTCGACC TACGACATGGCGTCCACGACAGATCTCACTAGCTATGCCAGCGTGTACCCAAATACGGAACACGAGGAGGAGTTAGGACCGCAggatcaacaacaaaagccaGCAGCCAAGAGAAAACGCGAGAACCGCTACAAGAATGCCCCTCCCTCCGTCTTGTCA AGGCGTCGAGCACAGAACCGTGCTTCACAGAGGGCTTACCGGGAGCGGAAGGATCAGAGAATCAAGGATCTTGAGCAGATGCTCAATGATGCCAAGCAGCGGAACGATGTGCTCAACCAGGCCTACGCAGCGCTCCATGCCGAATATGTCTCCCTCAGACGGTCTCGGCTCGAAGACCAGcaataccaccaccagcaacccgATTTGACATATGGCAACTCGCATCACGGCATGGGATTGGAGGCGACAGGAACCGAGGGACTGGATATGGAGTTGTTTGTCTATCCGGATCTAAATCCAGGATATTCGCTCAACTGA
- a CDS encoding hypothetical protein (EggNog:ENOG503PTB7): MALDDKMSPSITTTPMGSLPTLRRKLIRLVLTRGIFITTVVYVFLLSLIVGVQAALPAEFTNSFDELGEGGSIGLTWEGVKPEYFPLSITAQVIDKGEDGSGSKVTVYKVNITAAATGSSYVWTNMPRPLRWIKSGLYQLELKPSAWTDDGEAPVLARSPFFSVGNYVPPVPSPSESSSPEPSKGDKESSSGGGDVSKPVAIGVGVAIGVPSLVGLVVVGWFFRRKYKRARAEKRRLKRSEFVIY; the protein is encoded by the exons ATGGCACTCGACGACAAAATGTCGCCatcaataacaacaacaccgaTGGGATCGTTACCTACCCTCCGACGCAAACTGATTAGACTAGTCCTCACTCGTGGCATATTCATCACCACAGTCGTTTACGTCTTTCTACTATCACTAATAGTAGGGGTACAAGCCGCCCTGCCGGCAGAGTTTACAAACTCGTTTGATGagctgggggaagggggcagCATTGGGTTGAcgtgggaaggggtgaagCCAGAGTACTTTCCCTTGAGCATCACCGCGCAGGTGATTGAtaagggagaggatgggagCGGGAGTAAAGTTACCGTTTACAAGGTTAATATCACTG CCGCAGCAACAGGCAGCTCATACGTCTGGACTAACAtgccccgccccctccgATGGATCAAGTCAGGGCTGTACCAGCTCGAACTCAAGCCATCAGCCTGGacagatgatggtgaagcGCCCGTGTTGGCGAGGTCACCGTTTTTCAGTGTGGGGAATTACGTCCCGCCTGTTCCGAGTCCAAGTGAGAGTTCATCTCCT GAACCCTCGAAAGGGGATAAAGAGTCGTCGTCTGGCGGGGGCGACGTGAGTAAGCCGGTTGCTATTGGGGTGGGAGTCGCGATTGGTGTGCCGAgcttggttgggttggtggttgttggctggtTTTTTAGACGGAAGTATAAGAGGGCGCGggcggagaagaggaggttgaaaaGGAGCGAGTTTGTTATTTACTGA
- a CDS encoding hypothetical protein (EggNog:ENOG503NXRQ; COG:G; CAZy:GH16), with protein sequence MSPSFSKLGAFALALASGVTATQKYVLSEEYTPSNLFENFEFMEFKGNDEDPNRGHVRYQSQADALQLGLIDPVNTDDVFIGVDYTKWAEHGRESVRIESLNSYNKGLFIAEFTHLPKAVCGAWPAFWLTGEQWPTHGEIDIYEGWNLNPQNKVVGHTEVKTAGVCKIDTDISSGFVHYPDCDVVAEGQPINAGCALDEGNNLFGNPNGGIWATEWTETTFKVWSWARGAEPRDVASGSPDPLSWGPPSFALTPKSCDVRSAFKDMRMVLNINFCGDAASNTWNIGGSDSCAAKTGYAECYKYVRDHGADFEDVFWKVKGISVYQLEDAATSTSTTVSSTTSTTETVTSAEPTVTETASETVSEEPTSTITSDSEEPTATETATETATESAAESATETASETVTETTSESATETVEVTTTSETATTTDGPEPTLTTEAPETTTTASPGDEDEDDVCSDDEEETTTTDIATATETETVEQPTETAEPTGEPTETAEPSAEPTDAETTGVDPTETAVPTETGSDEVTTTAQEFTTSTIFATETFTVTSCAPSVTSCPGRVVTSVVAIGTTVCPVTPTVTANPEPTETATLPDGWTTSTVYATEVITVSSCPPTVVDCPSHVVTSIVAVGTTVCPIGSATVPGEGVPTDVPTVGVPGEGVPGEGVPTDVPTGGVPTGGIPNIDTTLTTLFTSTGTRTVTLTGDVEQSTSVPPVVVPVPTGGAPINSGNNGTFVPQPPTKPAYTYSPEVTLPLVPINEQTPAPGPTKLPIVEVNGAGRMAVGGLMGVVAALALVL encoded by the exons ATGTCTCCATCATTCTCTAAGCTGGGCGCTTTTGCCCTGGCTCTTGCCTCTGGCGTCACTGCCACTCAGAAGTACGTCCTCTCCGAGGAGTACACACCATCCAACCTTTTCGAGAACTTCGAGTTCATGGAGTTCAAGGGGAACGACGAAGACCCCAACAGGGGACATGTACGGTATCAAAGCCAGGCCGACGCCCTCCAGCTTGGTCTCATCGATCCCGTCAATACCGACGACGTTTTCATCGGTGTCGACTACACCAAGTGGGCCGAACATGGCCGTGAGAGTGTCAGAATCGAGAGTTTGAACTCGTACAACAAGGGTCTCTTCATCGCCGAGTTTACTCACTTGCCCAAGGCCGTTTGCGGTGCCTGGCCAGCTTTCTGGCTGACTGGTGAGCAGTGGCCCACGCATGGCGAGATTGATATCTATGAGGGATGGAACTTGAACCCGCAGAACAAGGTCGTTGGCCATACCGAGGTGAAGACCGCTGGTGTGTGCAAGATTGACACTGATATCAGCTCTGGCTTCGTCCATTACCCTGACTGCGATGTCGTGGCCGAGGGCCAGCCCATCAACGCTGGTTGCGCACTTGATGAGGGTAACAATCTCTTTGGTAACCCCAACGGTGGTATCT GGGCCACTGAGTGGACTGAGACCACCTTCAAGGTCTGGAGCTGGGCTCGCGGCGCCGAGCCCCGGGATGTCGCCAGTGGATCGCCCGATCCTCTGAGCTGGGGGCCCCCTAGCTTCGCTCTTACTCCCAAGAGCTGCGATgtcagaagtgccttcaagGATATGCGCATGgtcctcaacatcaacttCTGCGGTGATGCTGCTAGTAACACCTGGAACATTGGTGGCAGTGACTCTTGCGCTGCCAAGACTGGCTATGCCGAGTGCTACAAGTATGTCAGAGATCACGGCGCTGACTTTGAAGACGTTTTCTGGAAGGTCAAGGGCATCAGCGTCTACCAGCTTGAGGATGCCGCTACCTCTACCAGCACCACTGtttccagcaccaccagcaccaccgagACTGTGACCTCTGCTGAGCCTACCGTGACCGAGACTGCCTCTGAGACTGTATCCGAGGAGCCTacttccaccatcacctccgaCTCTGAGGAGCCCACCGCTACCGAGACGGCTACTGAGACTGCCACCGA GTCTGCCGCCGAGTCTGCTACCGAGACTGCCTCCGAGACTGTTACTGAGACCACCTCCGAGTCTGCCACCGAGACTGTGGAGGTTACCACTACCAGCGagaccgccaccaccactgacgGCCCTGAGCCAACCCTGACCACCGAGGCCcccgagaccaccaccaccgccagccccggtgatgaggatgaggatgacgtctgctcggatgacgaggaggagaccaccaccaccgataTTGCTACTGCTACTGAGACCGAGACCGTCGAGCAACCTACCGAGACCGCTGAGCCTACTGGCGAGCCCACCGAGACTGCTGAGCCTTCCGCTGAGCCCACTGATGCTGAGACCACTGGCGTTGACCCTACCGAGACTGCCGTCCCCACCGAGACCGGTTCCGACGAggtcaccaccactgcccagGAGttcaccacctcgaccatcTTCGCCACCGAAACCTTCACTGTTACCTCGTGCGCTCCCAGCGTCACCTCTTGCCCCGGTCGCGTCGTGACCTCCGTTGTCGCCATCGGCACCACCGTCTGCCCCGTCACTCCCACCGTCACCGCCAACCCTGAGCCTACCGAGACCGCCACTCTCCCTGACGGCTggaccacctccaccgtctaCGCCACCGAGGTCATCACCGTCTCTTCCTGCCCTCCCACCGTTGTCGACTGCCCCAGCCACGTCGTGACTTCCATTGTTGCCGTTGGCACCACCGTCTGCCCTATTGGTAGCGCCACCGTTCCGGGCGAGGGTGTTCCCACCGACGTCCCTACCGTCGGCGTGCCTGGCGAGGGCGTTCCTGGCGAGGGTGTCCCTACTGATGTCCCTACCGGCGGTGTTCCCACCGGTGGCATCCCCAACATtgacaccaccctcaccactcTCTTCACCTCGACCGGCACCAGGACCGTCACCCTCACCGGCGATGTCGAGCAGTCCACCAGCGTTCCCCCCGTTgtcgtccccgtccccaccGGTGGTGCCCCCATCAACAGCGGAAACAACGGCACTTTTGTACCCCAGCCCCCCACCAAGCCTGCGTATACCTACTCTCCTGAGGTTACGCTCCCCTTGGTGCCCATCAACGAGCAGACTCCCGCTCCTGGGCCTACCAAGCTCCCGATTGTTGAGGTGAACGGTGCGGGCAGGATGGCTGTTGGTGGGTTGAtgggtgtggttgctgctTTGGCGCTTGTGCTTTAA
- the GSH1 gene encoding glutamate--cysteine ligase (COG:H; EggNog:ENOG503NVBR; BUSCO:EOG09261DGU) gives MGLLALGTALDWPEAKTKAHHVRAWGIKQLLEIWNKAKVKERDAMLWGDEVEYLVVTYSKDDPKVLLSLRQADILAALAGDKDLAKEVTPPASPGGTKPKDKYPSPVFHPEFGRFMLEATPGKPWGIDFKELLHVEPDMKLRRAIAKDHMLPNEYPITLTTFPRIGSPGVFTEPHYPVSGPKLRSQFVPDEIANPHIRFPTLAANIRSRRGRKVQVNVPVFRDENTPWPWKDPTVNYDLHNWPEDDDVRNGAAPDNFIHMDAMAFGMGSCCLQITFQAKNITEGRKMYDQLSPLGPILLALTAATPIYKGFLADTDVRWNQISKAVDDRTAEELGEKPLQNDRWRIPKSRYASNSTYISEDPRLREEYLDPNLVIDPEIKQQLLDGGMDDRLATHFAHLFIRDPIVIFNEDLEVLDLSKTDHFENIQSTNWQHMRFKPPPADNNIGWRVEFRPMEIQITDFENAAFSVFMVLITRVILSFDLNFYIPITKVDENMETAHKRDAVLQEKFWFRRNLFSSRPSRGSGSGTNTPRSGGGGSRANSRPPSPVGPVEDEYKLMTVNEVINGDEEGEFPGLIPLVESYLDSVNVDVATRCQLARYLDLIRKRASGELWTAARWIREFVKGHEGYRRDSVVSEEVNKDLVGNVIEIGEREAKGKGFKGLGRGVEKLLGGF, from the exons ATGGGTCTCTT GGCGCTGGGAACGGCCTTGGATTGGCCAGAGGCGAAGACGAAGGCTCATCATGTCAGGGCCTGGGGCATCAAG CAATTGCTGGAGATATGGAATAaggccaaggtcaaggagagaGATGCCATGCTTTGGGGTGACGAG GTCGAGTACCTTGTCGTGACATATTCCAAAGATGACCCCAAGGTTTTGCTCTCTTTGAGGCAGGCTGATATCCTCGCTGCTCTGGCTGGAGACAAGGATCTGGCCAAGGAGGTTACGCCCCCTGCCTCCCCCGGTGGGACGAAACCAAA GGACAAGTATCCATCCCCAGTCTTCCATCCCGAATTCGGCAGATTTATGCTTGAAGCGACCCCTGGTAAGCCATGGGGCATCGACTTCAAGGAGCTCTTGCATGTTGAGCCTGATATGAAGTTAAG GCGAGCCATTGCCAAGGATCACATGTTGCCTAATGAGTACCCAATCACCTTGACAACCTTCCCCAGGATAGGTAGCCCTGGCGTTTTCACTGAACCCCATTATCCAGTCTCGGGACCCAAACTGAGGTCACAATTTGTCCCCGATGAAATCGCCAATCCTCACATTCGTTTCCCAACGCTCGCTGCCAACATCCGATCCCGGCGTGGCCGCAAAGTACAGGTCAACGTACCTGTGTTCAGAGATGAGAACACGCCATGGCCGTGGAAGGACCCAACTGTCAACTACGACCTTCACAACTGGcccgaagacgacgacgtcCGGAATGGCGCCGCACCAGACAACTTTATTCACATGGATGCCATGGCGTTCGGCATGGGCTCTTGCTGTCTTCAGATCACCTTCCAAGCAAAGAACATCACCGAGGGTAGAAAGATGTACGACCAGCTCTCACCCCTCGGCCCCATCCTCCTGGCGCTGACGGCTGCCACACCAATCTACAAGGGTTTCCTCGCCGATACCGATGTGAGGTGGAATCAGATCAGCAAAGCTGTTGATGATCGCACTGCCGAAGAACTAGGCGAGAAGCCTCTACAAAACGACCGCTGGCGTATTCCTAAGTCGAGATATGCCTCCAACTCGACCTACATCTCCGAAGACCCCAGGCTGAGGGAAGAATACCTCGATCCCAACCTAGTCATCGACCCCGAAATCAAGCAGCAGctcctcgacggcggcaTGGACGACCGCCTCGCCACCCACTTCGCTCACCTCTTCATCCGCGAccccatcgtcatcttcaacgAAGACCTGGAAGTCCTCGACCTCTCCAAGACGGACCACTTTGAGAACATCCAAAGCACCAACTGGCAGCACATGCGCTTCAAGCCTCCCCCAGCGGACAACAACATCGGCTGGAGGGTAGAGTTCCGCCCAATGGAGATTCAAATTACCGACTTCGAAAACGCGGCCTTTTCGGTCTTTATGGTCCTCATCACGAGGGTGATTTTGTCGTTTGACCTCAATTTCtacatccccatcaccaaagtcGACGAAAACATGGAGACCGCCCACAAGCGGGATGCTGTCCTTCAGGAGAAGTTTTGGTTTAGGCGtaacctcttctcctcccggCCGTCGAGGGGCTCAGGCTCaggcaccaacaccccccgctctggtggcggtggcagcagggCCAACTCGCGCCCTCCGTCGCCTGTTGGTCCGGTGGAAGATGAGTACAAGCTCATGACTGTCAACGAGGTCATCaatggcgacgaggagggggagtttcCGGGTTTGATCCCGCTTGTGGAGAGTTATCTGGACTCGGTCAATGTGGACGTGGCGACCAGGTGTCAGTTGGCGAGGTATTTGGATTTGatcaggaagagggcgagtgGGGAGTTGTGGACGGCGGCGAGGTGGATTAGGGAGTTTGTCAAGGGGCACGAGGGGTACAGGAGGGATAGTGTGGTTAGTGAGGAGGTGAACAAGGATTTGGTGGGCAATGTGATTGAGAttggagagagggaggcaaaggggaaggggtttaAAGGGTTGGGTAGGGGGGTTGAGAAACTGCTGGGGGGGTTTTAG
- a CDS encoding hypothetical protein (EggNog:ENOG503P7BA): MLLQRMAYRLFLLCLTLWTTLLTFANAQQQQTKNVTSEILNFVPQCAQECFRSFIAANFDSRICGNSPSLQCLCRQTGLSGYTVGEGAVSCIIGESQLGSCQGRDSTSDTTTTAYNMCVGVSKAAPRTHETLTATLIRPTGTGGLIVPTPSPTRSVTGTATSTTASSTSTFASRTRPPIATASDPNATFIPADPSATPTAPPVASNPQPTLSIGQVVGIVVGCVAMVLLGVGLIFLARCIRRRRYGDLEGGDSGFAKMKESPNNGRASVFPGLQISSPLARIPAERDPNDPRWNSTPALTPAVSNTNSERRVPGVGVGLNASLFANATMVPSPQPARTASPKVQAQNSVPKVVLSPPAPAQPQPQGSPPKPTLTLAIPRPQERMYRVPASRTDSVVTEFAEDGEVETAKTAKTSVWRPPPSDPQSATAMYFADKGGNWVLRNTPSQRPEQRPEQRPEPSVNKNKAVPPLPKPQQASVPLAQAELPSPDLHKTRAERAKDAYVMFSPNALVSPLRIPSKESAKMLGSPIAFKDQRREPHVSRQNPANRSSQTAETLTSSPELGRKQGKQPDTYFDVMREGRELTGDRSKRRSMRRANRRNSQEGAQTPVRSPYEDDAVIEDEMQVDLSPVVESPNTPISPGKSPVSYPKIRKRTEAAQVPPVPERADRNSRSSRGSDLLPRGHQYNVWHPGHLMPAAPRGPKRPTYGASLNPVRVRNPAQMRTGSPDTRGGPTIEDQYFHSQKRLSNPASYWGGPSSSQPRPAQETRPPYDPRQQPQQQQQRPNPQQQQRPYPQQQQQYLQPQQRRPQQPQQYSQPPPYSQPPFPQQYLSQPQQQQQQQQQQQQQQQQQQYKPYIPPSYPSPAGATSSSQTPIDSAVAMSNPGGSNSAHSSQSSLLLAKRRGPDKAAALTLANAGDSYQKKAQSTNWQRQDSDELPPITPGWVPELTPTRRGDDLFLNVR, from the exons ATGTTGCTTCAGAGAATGGCATATAGGCTGTTCTTACTATGCCTCACGTTATGGACGACACTGCTTACCTTTGCCAAcgcccaacagcagcaaaccaAGAACGTCACGTCAGAGATCCTCAACTTTGTGCCGCAGTGCGCTCAGGAGTGTTTCCGGTCGTTTATTGCGGCGAACTTCGACTCGAGGATATGCGGGAACTCGCCGTCGCTGCAATGTTTGTGCCGGCAAACAGGGTTGTCGGGGTATacggtgggagagggtgcaGTGTCGTGTATAATTGGGGAGAGTCAGTTGGGGTCTTGTCAGGGAAGGGATTCTACCA GCGATACGACTACGACGGCTTATAACATGTGTGTGGGCGTGTCGAAGGCGGCGCCGAGGACACACGAGACTCTTACAGCTACTTTGATTCGGCCTACTGGGACAGGAGGTCTGATTGTACCCACACCATCGCCGACAAGATCAGTCACCGGCACTgcgacatcaacaacagcaagctcCACGTCGACCTTTGCTTCTCGAACACGACCTCCAATTGCTACGGCCAGCGACCCGAACGCGACGTTCATCCCCGCTGACccctcagcaacaccaaccgcCCCCCCCGTTGCTTCAAATCCTCAGCCAACCTTGAGCATCGGCCAGGTTGTTGGGATTGTAGTAGGATGCGTTGCCatggtgctgctgggagTTGGACTGATCTTCCTGGCCAGGTGTATTCGGCGGAGAAGATATGGAGATCTGGAAGGGGGTGACTCTGGGTTCGCAAAGATGAAAGAGTCTCCAAATAATGGAAGGGCCAGCGTGTTTCCTGGTCTTCAAATTTCGAGTCCGTTGGCTCGGATTCCAGCGGAAAGGGACCCAAACGATCCACGATGGAATTCGACTCCGGCTCTTACTCCGGCagtcagcaacaccaactcGGAGAGACGGGTTCCAGGTGTTGGTGTCGGCTTGAACGCATCTTTGTTTGCGAACGCTACGATGGTGCCTTCCCCGCAGCCAGCTCGCACTGCTTCCCCGAAGGTTCAGGCTCAGAATAGTGTTCCAAAGGTGGTTTTGAGCCCACCTGCTCCggcacaaccacaaccacaaggGAGCCCGCCGAAGCCGACGTTGACTCTCGCTATTCCGCGACCACAAGAGCGCATGTATCGAGTTCCTGCCAGCCGGACCGATAGTGTTGTCACCGAATTtgccgaggatggagaggtcgAGACAGCGAAAACAGCAAAGACTTCTGTCTGGAGGCCACCACCGAGCGATCCTCAGTCTGCGACAGCCATGTACTTTGCTGATAAGGGAGGCAATTGGGTGTTGCGGAATACACCGTCGCAAAGGCCGGAGCAGAGACCGGAACAGAGGCCTGAGCCTTCtgtcaacaagaacaaggccGTGCCTCCACTGCCGAAGCCCCAGCAGGCTTCCGTTCCTCTCGCTCAGGCCGAGCTCCCAAGCCCTGACCTGCACAAGACGAGAGCTGAAAGGGCCAAGGATGCCTACGTGATGTTTTCACCAAACGCCTTGGTGTCACCTCTGAGAATTCCTTCCAAGGAAAGCGCGAAGATGCTCGGGTCTCCCATCGCATTCAAGGACCAACGCCGCGAGCCACATGTTTCGAGGCAAAACCCTGCCAACAGGTCTTCGCAGACTGCCGAGACTCTCACCAGCTCTCCTGAGTTGGGAAGGAAACAGGGCAAGCAGCCGGATACATACTTTGATGTGATGCGGGAAGGGCGGGAGCTGACTGGCGATCGGAGCAAGAGACGGTCAATGAGGAGGGCTAATCGGAGGAACTCTCAGGAAGGGGCACAGACACCTGTGCGGTCACCATATGAGGATGACGCTGTtattgaggatgagatgcAAGTGGACTTGTCGCCTGTGGTGGAATCGCCCAATACGCCTATCTCGCCGGGGAAGTCTCCTGTCTCTTACCCAAAGATCAGGAAACGCACCGAGGCTGCTCAGGTACCGCCTGTTCCTGAGAGAGCCGATAGGAATAGTAGAAGCAGCAGGGGATCAGACTTGCTTCCGCGAGGACACCAGTACAATGTCTGGCACCCAGGGCATTTAATGCCAGCTGCTCCCCGAGGGCCCAAACGGCCAACATATGGCGCCAGTCTCAACCCAGTGCGAGTGCGCAATCCAGCGCAGATGAGGACTGGATCCCCTGACACTCGCGGGGGACCTACCATTGAGGACCAGTATTTCCACAGCCAGAAGAGGTTGTCAAACCCAGCTTCATACTGGGGAgggccatcatcatcccaaccCCGACCTGCGCAGGAAACTCGGCCACCGTATGATCCCCGCCAGcagccgcaacaacaacaacaacgaccaaatcctcagcaacagcaacggccctacccccaacaacaacaacaatacctccaaccccaacaacgccgccctcaacaaccacaacaatactcccaacccccaccttactcccaaccccctttcccgCAACAATACCTCtctcaaccacaacaacaacaacaacaacaacaacaacaacaacaacaacaacaacaacaacaatacaAACCTTACATCCCCCCGTCTtacccctccccagcaggagcaacatcttcttctcaaaccCCCATCGACAGCGCAGTAGCCATGTCCAATCCAGGGGGCTCAAACTCGGCCCACAGCAGCCAGTCCTCCTTGCTGCTGGCTAAACGCCGAGGTCCGGACAAGGCAGCGGCGTTGACGCTGGCGAACGCGGGTGATTCCTACCAGAAAAAGGCACAGAGCACAAACTGGCAGAGGCAGGATTCGGATGAGCTGCCGCCGATTACGCCGGGGTGGGTGCCTGAGTTGACACCtacgaggaggggggatgattTGTTTCTGAATGTGAGGTAA